A genome region from Meriones unguiculatus strain TT.TT164.6M chromosome 2, Bangor_MerUng_6.1, whole genome shotgun sequence includes the following:
- the Hbegf gene encoding proheparin-binding EGF-like growth factor, which translates to MKPLPSVALKLFLAAVLSALVTGESLERLRRGLAAATSNPDPPTGSTHQLLPTGGDRTQEVQDLDKTDLDIFRVDFSSKPQALATPSKEKNGRKKKKGKGLGKKRDPCLKKYKDFCIHGECRYLKDLRTPSCHCHPGYHGARCHGLTLPVENPLYTYDHTTVLAVVAVVLSSVCLLVIVGLLMFRYHRRGGYDVENEEKVKLGMATSH; encoded by the exons ATGAAGCCGCTGCCGTCGGTGGCGCTGAAGCTCTTTCTGGCCGCAG TGTTGTCCGCGTTGGTGACCGGTGAGAGTCTGGAGCGGCTTCGGAGAGGTCTGGCGGCAGCAACCAGCAACCCTGACCCTCCTACTGGATCCACACACCAGCTGTTACCCACGGGAGGCGATCGCACTCAGGAAGTCCAGGACTTGGATAAGACAGACCTGGACATTTTCAGAG TGGATTTCTCCTCCAAGCCACAAGCGCTAGCCACGCCAAGCAAAGAAAAGaatgggagaaaaaagaagaaaggcaagGGATTAGGAAAGAAGAGAGACCCATGTCTTAAGAAATACAAGGACTTCTGCATCCATGGGGAATGTCGGTACCTGAAGGATCTCCGGACTCCCTCTTGCCA CTGCCACCCTGGTTACCATGGAGCGAGGTGTCATGGGCTGACCCTACCAGTGGAGAATCCCCTATATACATATGACCACACTACAGTTTTGGCTGTGGTGGCTGTAGTGTtgtcctctgtctgtctgcttgtcaTAGTGGGACTTCTCATGTTTAG GTACCATAGGCGAGGAGGTTATGAtgtggaaaatgaagaaaaggtgAAGCTGGGCATGGCGACTTCCCACTGA